A segment of the Chitinophagaceae bacterium genome:
TACACCACCCCACCAGCGGTTTATTATGGCAGGACGTTTATCTTTTGGCCCAACACCATCTTTCCAATGGTAGGTATCTGCAAAACAGCCTCCGGGCCAGCGAAGATTTGAAACTTTTAATTTCTTTAATGCATCAATAATATCATTCCTTACACCATTGGTATTAGGTATTATCTTATTGGTATCTCCTACATAAAATCCATTGTAAATACAATTACCAAGATGTTCGGCAAAATGTCCGTAAATATTTTTGTTGATTATTTCTTTTCCCTGGTCGGCATTTAATACAACCTGGTTCTGAGCAAATGAGTTTGCTGTAAGTAATGCAAAGGCGATACTGAAAATATACCTGATCATAACTAAATGATTTAATTCTTACTATTTATCAAAGCCGGAGGATTTGGCTTAGAAACTTGCAAGAAAAGAAAGCCAAATCCTCGCGGCAAAGATCTTATTTAAAGTGCCAGATATCCTTAATAACCTGAATTTTGTGTATAACCGGGGTTCAGGTCAATTTCACGCTGCGGAATTGGATAATACTCCCTTCCTGCTGCATAAGAATTGAATTCCGGATCATTTGCTTTCAGTATTGCAAGTTTTGCAGCATTATTAAGCCAGCCCCAGCGGTGAATATCATCAAAGCGGTGGCCTTCAAGGCTGAATTCCAATAAGCGTTCATGTGCAATCTGATCACGCATTTGCGCCTGTGTCATACCTGGTTTTGCTGTTGCAAGATCAGGCAGTCCAACCCTGCTGCGTACACGCTGAATCAATGGATATGCTTCCGCAGTTCTGTTGAGTTCATTCAAGCATTCAGCATACATCAGCAATACATCAGCATAGCGCATGATGCGTTCATTGATGCCGGAGCGCCAGTCAAACTCATCAGCTTTTACACCATCATTCTGGTATTTGCGACAGAATAAGTCATTCAAATCTGCAGCATTTGCTGCAAATCTTGTTGCAAAAGGAATTCCATAAATCATCATACCGGGTTTGTTATAAAACATGGTAGCTTCCAAACGTGGATCATCTGTATTAGCCGTCGTTTTTTCAACAAGGAATTCATTAAATACTGAACGGGTAGGTTGTACGTCTGTCCATCCAAAGCTGCGTGGAGCATAAGTAATTGCTCTTGCAGAAGTTTTACCCCAACCTGGTTGTGGAGTACCACCCCAACCAAGATCAGCACCACCTGCATCACGGCTGAACTGAACTTCAAAGATTGATTCAACATTGTTTTCAGTTGCTTCAATAAAGTTATCTCTGTAATTCGTTGTCAGGTTATAGATGTTCAGATCCATAACAGCTTTAAACTGTTCTGCAGCCAATGTAAAATCAGGAGTTGGCTTAAATAAATATGCTTTTCCAAGAAATGCCATAGCAGCACCTTTCGTTGCACGTCCGAGGTCATTCTTATCCGGTCCTGTTACATCACTGTATTTAGCCGGAAGTCTTTTTGCTGCTTCTTTAAAATCACTGATCACCTGAGCCCAGCCCGCTTCTATTGTTGCCTGCTTTTCACTGAATGTATTTATTTCAGGTACATGTAATACCAATGGTACACGTCCAAAGAAATTCACTAAGTGATAATAGTACAAGCCCCGCATAAAATAAGCCTGTCCAAGAACCCTTTCTTTTAAAGCTGCATCCATTTCAATGGCAGGTACATTATCCAGTACCTGGTTGCAACGGAGTACTCCCTGATAATAGGTTTCATATGTCCACCCGTAAATGGCAATATTTCCGGAGTTCAACGCAAACTTACCTGTGTTGTACATCTGATCCCAGGGACTGTTACTTTTTGCATCATCACCACGGGTATCGAGCATTAAAGGTGTACAGCGCATGTAACCACCATCAGGTAAAAGACTGCTGTAAGCAGCATTGATACCTGCAATAGCATCTGCCTGCGATTTCCAGAAACTTGCTGAGGTTTGTGCGTTGGGATTTACCTGGTCTAACTGTTTGGTACAGCCAACCGTAAACAGAAATCCTGCAGCAACTATTAATATTTTTTTCATATTCATGATTTTTAATTGATGTTTTGAATTGATGATTCAGTTTTATGGATTACAATGAAAGTTGCACACCCACTAAGATGGATCTTGGATTAGGAAATGAACCCTGATCGAATCCACGACTGAATAAACCATCGTTGCCTACACCTGTAAAATCCGGATCAAGACCTTTGTACTTCGTAATGGTAAATACATTCTGTCCTGATAAATAAACTCTTGCGTTTGATAACCATTTCAATCCTGACATTGGTTTCAAAGTATAACCAAGCTGGAAGTTTTGAAGACGTACATAACTTCCATTTTCAACAAACCTGTTCGATACTCTGCCATTTGCATTAGGATCGCCAATTACAGGACGGGGAATAGTTGTATTGGTATGTGCTGTAGTCCAGAAATCCAGGTCATCAACATGATGATTACTGTATTGGCCACCCATCAGATCACTGTAAACAGAGTTATATACTTTATTGCCTGCACTTCCCTGCCAGAACATAGAGAAATCGAAATTCTTATATCCAAGATTAATATTTAAACCATAGTAGAGATTAGGAATTGATCTGCCCAGATAAACACGGTCTTCATCATTTATTTTACCGTCTTTGTTGGTGTCCTGGAACTTCACATCACCGGGAGCTGCATTCGGTTGAGTAGGTGAACTGCTTACTTCAGCAGCACTCTGGAAAATTCCAATCATAGTGTGTCCGTACAAATCTCCCACAGGTCGGCCTGGTTCTGATTTACTGGCATTTCCGTAAATAGGTACGCCATTCAAACCAAGTGATACAAGTTTATTCTTCAATGTATTTCCTGATAAGGTTACATCGTAAGTGAAATTTTTCACTGATCCTTTATATCCTACTGTTATTTCCACACCTGAATTTTCCATTGATGCAGCATTGGTTGTTACATCCCATGGAAAAGAGCCAATTGATAATGAAATTGGCACTCCAGCCAGCAGATCTTTATTTGTGTTTTTAAAATACTCAGCAGTAAACCTCAATCTTTCATTCAACAAACCTATTTCCGCTGCAACGTTAGTTGTTACTTTAGTTTCCCATTTAATACCGGGATCTACAAGTGATACAACAGTAACACCGGGGGCCAATGTATTATTGAACACATAGCTTGCATTTGTATTAACATAAGATTGGTAGAGATAGTTCCCAATATTCTGGTTACCTACCTGACCATAACCACCTCTCAGTTTTAAAGTACTGATAACTGATGGCAGGTGAATGAATTTTTCATTATGCACATTCCATGCACCGGAGAATGAATGAAAATTACCCCACCTGTTTGCAGAAGGGAACCTTGATGAACCATCTCTTCTGAAGTTTACAGTCACCAGGTATCTGTCATCATAATTATAATTTAATCTGCCGAGATAAGAAATCAACACTGAAGCATCGCTTCCGCTGGTTAAAGTTTTATCAGAAGCAGCGGCAATTGCATCAAAAGTATAGAAGTAAGGTTCACGTAAATTAATACCACTTCCTGTTAAATGATTTCCCTTGTCTTTCTGAAAAGTATAACCTGCTAACACATCAATATTGTGTTTACCGGTTGTCAGTTTATAAGAAAGGGTATTTTCAACTAAAGCAGTTGTGCCTGTACCTACTCTTCTGTACAGATAAGAAGTGTTATTCAGATAATACCATCCGAGATCATATTTAGGTTCAAATGCAAAACCAACTTCCTGGCCTCTGTCGAAGCTTGCATTTAATTTATACTTCAGATTTTTTACAAGCTCAACTTCTCCCCAGATATTACCGAGGAAACGATCTCTGTCTGTTTCATTTTTCAACAGGTTGTTCAATCCAATAACATTCAGTGTAATTGCACGCTGTGTTGTATTGTCAGCACCACCATAACCACCCAAACGGTTTGCATCTTTCACGGGAATGGTAGGAATGGTTGTTATTAAACTGGTAACAGCACCGCCAAAAATGGCTTTGCTGTTTGACCCGTTGTAAGGATTTACTTTGTGAGAATTGGTATAGAACATTTTTGTTCCATAAGAAAAAATTCCTTTTTTTCCTGTTAACCCCAATGTTGCAGTATAACGTTTATATGCCTGCGGGCCGGTAATTGTACTGCTTTGATCAAAATAACCAAGTGAGGCATTATAAGTCATACTTTCTGCACCACCTGAAAAACTTACACTGTGATCCTGAATAAACCCTGTACGGAAAGCTTCCTTTTGCCAGTTGGTATTTACATTACTGATAAAAGAAGAACTGGCCGGGTCATTACCGGGAGCAATGCTTAATCCTGCATTCACTTCAGCCTGGTTGGTAATTTTTCTGTACCCTGCAGCATCAGTAACATCCCATCGGCGGGCAATGTTCTGCATACCGGCATATCCATTATAATTCACTTTCATTTTACCTGGCTTCCCTTTTTTTGTTGTGATGATCACAACACCAGTACTTCCCCTTGAACCATAGATAGCAGTTGCAGAAGCATCTTTCAGAATCTGAATCGATTCAATATCATTGGGGTTAAGATCAAATGGAGCACCGATCATTACACCATCCACAACAAATAAAGGGTTGTTGTTTACAAGTGAACTGATTCCCCTTATTTTGATCTGAACAAAACCACCAGGTTCACCTGAACCGTGAACACTTACACCCGGAGTTTGACCCTGGAGCATTTTTGCCACATCATAACTGGCAGTTTTGCGTGCATTGCCAACATTTACTACAGATACAGCTCCTGTTAAATCTTTTTTCCGTTGTGTACCATAGCCAACTACCACAACCTCTTCAAGGTCGCCGGCAGATTCCTGCAGTACAACTGCTACAGATGTTTTTCTCCTGACAGAAATTTCCTGTGATGCATAGCCAACAAAAGAAATAACAAGTACATCTTTCGCTGATGCAGAAATGGAAAATCTTCCGTCGGTACCGGTTACAGTACCTGTTGAAGTTCCTTTTACAGTTACAGAAACACCAGTAAGCGGTTTACCTGCATTGTCAGCAACAGTCCCTGTAACTGTGGACTGTGCAGACAGGTAATTTGAGAATAGCAAGGCAAAAAAGACAATCGTTAAATGGATTACTTTTTTTGGCAGCCAGGATTTGTTTCCTTTCATAATCGTTGTTTTAGTTTTTAATAAGCGTCATTTATACAATTAAACAATCAAAAAAAATACTTTACATACAGATAGTTTTCAAAAAAATAAATAAGAGTTCTATATTAAGTCACTTCGCTTATTCCCTTCTTCAGTATTTGTTGAAATGACAGGGTACAGCAACCTCGTCTCCAGTAATAATTCGTTTTGAAACAGAATATCCAGACAGTAAATCTGCAGTTGATTTATACCCGGAAGTTTGAAAAAAAAGTTTGAAAAAAAGCTCAAAAAACCTGCTGTAGAAAATGGCAGCATTGATTGAAAGGGAACAATCCCTGTGAAGTTTAAGATATACGTTGCAATCTTTTTCATACAGCAATCATCATGAACCTTGGCAAATCGTTAGTAATAATCGTGAAGTAGATTTCTAAAAAAACCAGCTCCAGCAGCAAATCCAAACCGAAAATAAAAAATTTTTTTTATTAATTGTCTTTTTTACAATTATTTTTTTAAACCTTTTCCACACCGTATTTACCGCATGCAATCACTTGTTTACTTATCTTTAATTGATTCTTAGCATTGTATGACAAAATATCAAAAGCAAACCCGCATTCTTGTCGCAGTCGATTGTATCGTTTTCGGATTTGACGGCCAGAAACTGAAAATACTGCTGATCAAAAGAGGTTTTGAACCAGAACGGAATAAATGGAGCCTGATGGGTGGTTTTGTTGAGCCAAATGAAAGTGCTGACAATGCAGCCATCAGAATTCTTAAAATACTTACTGGCCTTGAGGGAGTTTACCTGGAACAGTTTCACACATTTTCCGGTCCTGACAGAGATCCGATAGAACGTACCCTGTCAGTTGCTTATTTTGCATTGATAGATATTAATCAATACGAAAAGCAGATCAGCGAGGAATATCACCCGGAGTGGTTTCCACTTAACAAAGTTCCTGACCTGATATTTGACCACAACGAAATGATGGCAATGGCAAAGGAAAAGCTGCGCTATAAAGCTGCTCTCCATCCTATCCTGTTTGAACTGTTGCCACCTAAGTTTACATTACCGCTCCTGCAAAGCCTTTTTGAAGATGTATATGAAACAAGTTTCGATAAACGTAATTTCAGCCGGAAGATTTTGAGTACAGGGCTGTTGCTGAAACAAAAAGACAAGGATAAAGAAAATTCAAAAAAAGGTGCCTTCTATTATAAGCTCGACAAAAAACATTACCAGAAGAACTTTCATAAGTTCCTTCATTTTATCCCCAATCCAAACGGGCTGATCTGATAACGTTGAGTGGGGAATTTAATTTAGTTAAAAAAGAAAGGGATACATTACTGTATCCCTTCTTTTCTCTCTGTTGATTGAATAATTACTTGCTTGCTATTTCAGTTGTAACTGTTTTGTTGTTTTTGATGTTGAACACTGATGAAGTTGAATTTGCAAGGTTAATGATTTCAATATTTACATTAACTCCTGTTAACTCATCTGCATTCATTTGAAATTTACGGATAATGTTAACTCCTGAAACTCTTTCTTCAAATAATACTTCACCCAGTTCATCTTTTATAATAATTGCATACCTGTTGTTTTCTTTGTTGTTCAGGTTCAGCTGGAACAAAGGTTGATCGTTGAGGTTGCCTGCTACTTTTAATTCTGCTTTTGGAGTTTCTTCTGCTGCTGATGCGGTAAAACCGGTTGTTACTGCTAATAGAGTTAATAGTCCGATTGCTGCACTTTTGATTGTTGTTTTCATTGTTTCTGTATTTTAATTTTTTAAGAATCTGATTTAAAATCTTTCTCTATGTGCAAGTGTCGCCTGGCAGGCAAGGGTCGGTCAAATCTCGGAGATGTGTTACATCAAACTGCAATTATTGCATTGACAGAACAAAAGTAAGCCGCTCAGATTGAGCATGCAACACAGGATTCAGTGGTTTTTATGGCCTTAAATTTCAGAATGAAACGCTAAAATGCCTGTCAGCAAAGGGTTTCAGAAAAATAACTGCATGACGTCCAACACTAAAAAACAAGCTGATTTAAAGCGATAATTAACCTTAAAAACACATTACCGGTTAATATTTTGATTCCTCACTCTTACGTGTACGGTAAATTTTCGGTGACATACCGATAATTGTTCTGAATCGTTTGGAGAAATAATACGGATCATCAAAACCCATGCTGAAGGCAATATCCTTGATGGAGCGGTTGGTGAAATCTAATTGCTGACAGGCTTTCTGCATTTTCATCTGCAAAAAATAATCGATTGGTGCGTAGCCTGTTTTTTGCTTGAAGAGATTGGAAAAACGGGAAACAGAATAATTGTACTGTTTACTCAAATCGTTCAAAGAAATATTATCATTGATGTGCTCCTGCATAAAAAGAATGGCTGTATCAACACAATCCAGTTTATCTGTTGATGAAGCTGCAGAATAATTTCTTGAATTATAAACAAATAATGTCAGGAAATGCGACAGGCACATGTTAGCAAACAGGAGATTGTCGATACTGTAACCCAACTCCAGTGTCTTGTATATTTTGGTGAAGATGGGAATGATGTCGCCATTATTTTTTACATACTCCGGTTTAAAATGTTTCTGTACGGCCTGTATTTCGTTCAAATCTTTCAATGATTCTCCGCCAAAATGAATCCAGTAAATCGTCCAGGGATTATCCGGATTACTTCCGTATGAATGTTCTGTATTCTGCGGCAGAATAAAAAATTCATTTGGCCCAACCTCATATTTCTGTTTCCCCAACTGGAACCATCCGTTACCATCCACACAGTAAAACAGGAAATTTTCAGACAAACCCTTTTTGCGGTAGGTAAAATGATCCTTGGCTTTTGGATAGTAACCTATGGAACAGATATGCAGATGTTTCAGCATCGTATTTCCATGCACCCTCGACTTTAAAATGGTCTTGGGAATTTCAATACGCTGACGACCCAGGCCGTACCAGATATTCTTATGAGAACCTTTTTTAATATCTTCCATAACCTGCAAGCAATAAGATTGAATGGCGAAAATTACTAAAAGAAAATTACAAACAGATTCCTTCTGTTTCCATTCAACGAAAAGACAGCAATTTCTTTTGCCTAAATCATCAGCTCCCGAAAGAATCAAGTAATTTCGACACCATCTAAATCTTCTGAAATGTCTTACATGATTCAAGCCATTGGTAAAAAAATCTCAGCCTTCGTTTTACTCATCTTCATTGCCAGTTCATCTGTATCTGCAGCGATCAAACTGCCCTGGTTCTTTTCAGACAATATGGTGCTACAGCAAAAAACAGACGCAGCCATCTGGGGATGGGCAAAAGCAGGAAGTACTGTGCAGGTGGTTACATCCTGGAATAAGGCAAAGTATTCAGCTAAAGCAGATGATGCCGGCAAATGGAAGTTGAAAGTAAATACTCCTGAAGCAGGTGGTCCATATACAATTACAATCAGTGATGGGACACCTCTTACTTTGAAAAATGTGTTGATTGGCGAAGTATGGCTTTGCAGCGGACAATCAAATATGGAAATGCCGATGAAAGGTTTCAGGGATCAGCCGATCCTTGGCAGCAATGAGGCAGTCTTCAGTTCAGCAAACAGTAATATCAGGTTGTACACTGTTCCCCGTTCTGTGCAACGTACAGCACAGGATACCAGCAAGCAATCATCCTGGAAACAGGCTGAGCCAGAAGCTGTAAGCAACTTCAGTGCAACGGCTTATTATTTTGGCAAGATGTTATACGAACAGCTGCATGTACCTATTGGATTGGTGAATATCAGTTATGGAGGTTCTCCAGTGGAAGCGTTTATGGATGAAGCTACACTCAAATCATTTCCTGAAATCAAAGTACCATCAGCAAGCGACACAGCAAAACTAAATAACCGAGTGGCAACTGTTTTATACAATGGTATGCTGAAGCCCTTCCTTGGTTTTACAATTAAGGGCTGTATCTGGTACCAGGGTGAAAGCAATAATGATCGTGCATTACAATACGAAACTCTGTTCCCGGCATTTGTACAACAGATCCGTCAGCAAACCGGGCAGGGCGATTTTCCATTTTATTACTGCCAGATTGCTCCCTACAATTATACCAACTACTCGGCAGTGAACGCTGCCACTTACAACTCTGCCTATTTACGGGATGCACAACGCAAAGCCTTGGCAAAAATCTCCAACAGCGGTATGGCTGTGTTAATGGATCTTGGCGAGGAATTCGGTATTCATCCAATGGATAAAGCAACAGGCAGCAAACGTTTAGCTTATATGGCATTGGCGAAAACATATGGATTGAAAGGTTTCGGTTTTGAAAGCCCGAATTATGAGTCGATCTCCATCAGCGGCAATACGGTTACTGTTAAATTCAGTGGTGCTCCGAATGGTTTGACTGCTTATGGCAAAACACTTTCTTTGTTTGAAGTAGCGGGAGCAAACAAAATATTCCGTCCTGCAAAAGCTCTTATCAGCGGAGGAACTATAATTGTTTCTTCTCCTGATGTGAAAGATCCTGTTGCGGTTCGTTATGCGTTTAAAGATTTTGTGATGGGCGATTTGTTTAGTACGGAAGGGTTTCCTGTTTCAAGTTTCAGGAGTGATGATTGGTGAGTTACTTTAGATTTTACTATTAACTAAACAGTTCACTGTTTGGGAGATGTCTCGTTCCTCGACATGACGGCACTCCGAGTTTGTTTGGTTTACTTTCAATTGCAGGGTATCGTCACCTCGACGAAGGAGAGGTCTCAAAAAAATTAAACTGTTTGAAGAAAATAAATCGCTGACAGATTCAATAGCTCCGTCAGCGATTTATATTTATAACAACGCATCAGACGAGGGCGTCAGATGCTGACTTCTATTTCAAGAACAATTCCACATCTTTCTTTCTTTCTTCCGGCAAAACAATCAACGAAACAATCATTCCATCCTTCAACTCTGCTTCAACGGTTGTATTGTACGGTGCATGTAATTTAAAATGTACATCCATCTCTTTCGGCCAGGCAGGGAAAAGAAGAATGCGTTTATTATCTGTCTGCATTACCATTTCCTGCAGCCCAATCATTGCACTGCCTCCCCAGTTATGATCGGGTACCCAATCAAAGCCTGGCCCCCAGAATGCAGGAAAACGACGCTCACTGTTTTGCAGTTTTAACGAAGTCAATCGCCATGCCTCACTACTTAATCCTAAACGTGCTGCCCAGATATTATCCTGCTTCCAGCCAATATGACTTCGGAATTTGATCACCAATGTATCATAATTCCAGGTGTTGAGTGCAGTATCCAATCCCGGTTTACCAACTCCATACATCCCCCATGGAAACACAGGATATAATTGTGATGATTCGGTATTATTTACCCGTTCCCACATTTTAGCAGGAGCGATTGTTGTATGACCGTTATAATTTCCATAACTGATTGCAGGAATCCGTTTCAGCAAACTTTCGAATTTCAATTTCTTTTCTGCAGTAAGATATTGTTCAGGCAAAGCCAGTAACCGTTTAGTAATTGTTTGCAGCGCTGCAATTGTTGAAGTAGAATTAGTTGCCATCTTGAATGTTTCAGCCCCACTGCCGGGATACAAAACAAGTTGACCATTCCCATCAAGTCCTTTATTCCCTCTTTGTTTGGCGAGATACTGATAATGCTCATCAAAGAACTGAAGGCAACTAATAATAAAAGGAATCATGTCACTGATGTCTTTTCCTGTATAGGTTCCTTCTTCCAGAATCATCAAACAAAATTCAAAAACAGTATCCCATTCATATTCCAGCCAGGCATTGTATTCAAGACCTTTATCAAAATGCTCCGGACGGTTCTGCCCGTATTCAGCAAAATCAGGTAAGCCATAGTTCTCCATCTGCTCGGTAAAGCATGCACCGCCATGATTCCAGTAAACTTTTGTTCTTAACTCTGCATTTTTTAAAATGCGGAAGTAAAAGTTGAGTTGTGATTGCATCATATCCCAATCACCTGCTTTGATCATGGGGAAATAAACCAGTCGCTGATTTTGTGCAGTATGTAAACCTCCACCCCAGTTCCGATAATCAGGAGTTAATTCATTTTTATCAGTATAAACAGGATCAACAGTTAATAAGCCACCATTGAATTTTGTGGGCCACTCTCCTTTTGCATTACAGGCAAGCATATACCGGAAGAGTTGATAATTCCTTCCTGCTTCCCATGCTGTTTTGCTTTTTTGTAATGGATCAACTTCTATAAAGCTTCTGCTCCAGAATTGATTCCACCATTGCTGCGATTTTTGAAACGCTGTTTTATCCTTACTGACGATCTGCTGTAATGAATCAAGCGAATGTTTCCATGTTTGGATATCCGTTGTTTGTGCATTATGCAGGTACAAACTCAATGAATGCTGTTTTGCCGTTGATTTACTTTTTAAATTCCATGCTTTGAAATCAGTATTGACATAAACGCCTTCTATATTTCCGGCAGGGATAAAATTCTTTCCGCTGAATGAACCACCAAATGCCAGTTGTTTTAATGGATTATATAATTCGTTCTTTACTGATTCCATTCCCTGTTGTGCAACAGTGGCATCAAAAATGGTTTCAATGGTATTGTGATGATAAAATAAAACTTCGTTTCCACTAAAATCAATCACATCTTTTTTATAGACATTATTTTTAGGTGCGGCCCATTTCCATGAGTTAGCGAAGTTTTCTCTGGGTTTTACAATTCTATCCTAGTAACGCCAGCTTTCATAAGAAGCCTCTACATTTATGATTTGCTTGCTGCTGATATCAATATGTGCAACCGGGTGAAATACATCGGCCCATATTTTCACAATTGCTTTAATGCCGTTGTTCTCTCCTTCAACTGTAACATACCCATTCTGCAAATGCAATTGCTGTTGAAAATTTGCTCCGTTGAATGGATTGGGAGAGAGTTTCACCCGTATTCTTCCGGTCTTCATCAATGCATTGTTCTCATCAAAATTGCCGCTGCGTGCAACATAGATGAACAGTTCTCCATTCTCCACCCATACATTCATGCCAATATCACCGCCGCCGCAGGGCATAGATTCAGATGCATTTTTGCTCTGCGTGTTCCAGGTAATATCATAGTTACTTACTGTTTGCTGTGCTGACAGTGAAACAACAGCTGTTGTAAGAAAGATGGATAAAATAAATTTCTTCATTTGTTTATTTTACTGTTAACCGCCGACAGGGTTTGCAACCGCTGTCGGGGTTTGTGTAACCCTGTCGGCGGATGTTTTCCCCGACAGCGGTTTTTAATTATCTAATAATCAGTTTAACCTTACCAACAATACCTGCAGGTAATAAAGGCTTACCACTTAACCTGAAAGGAGCAGTTGTAAAAGTAATTCGTTTCTCCTGTGGCAACATATTATCACCAATCAACCGGTTATGCCATGTATTTGCAACTTCTATCTCAATGGTATTGGTTCCTTTTTTCAAAGCCTTCGTTATGTCGAGAGAAAAAAATGAAGCCCATAATGTACCGCAATCAATCCCGTTTACTTTTACTGTGGCAATATTATAAACAGAATCTAACTGAACAGTTGCTGTCTTCTGATTACTGTCTTCATTCCACTCAAATGTATTAGAATATACTGCTGTACCTGAGTAATATTTTACTGATGAATCAGCAAACAGTGTCCAGCTTTTCAATTCAGTTGTTTCAACAGGTTTTTCAGGGCCTCCATATTTTTTATCGAATTGAATCTTCCATGGTTTTAATGACAAATCGTTTTCTGACCATTCATTGCTGCCGGATACATTATTCGCCCTCTTATTTGTTGAA
Coding sequences within it:
- a CDS encoding NUDIX hydrolase, whose protein sequence is MTKYQKQTRILVAVDCIVFGFDGQKLKILLIKRGFEPERNKWSLMGGFVEPNESADNAAIRILKILTGLEGVYLEQFHTFSGPDRDPIERTLSVAYFALIDINQYEKQISEEYHPEWFPLNKVPDLIFDHNEMMAMAKEKLRYKAALHPILFELLPPKFTLPLLQSLFEDVYETSFDKRNFSRKILSTGLLLKQKDKDKENSKKGAFYYKLDKKHYQKNFHKFLHFIPNPNGLI
- a CDS encoding sialate O-acetylesterase translates to MIQAIGKKISAFVLLIFIASSSVSAAIKLPWFFSDNMVLQQKTDAAIWGWAKAGSTVQVVTSWNKAKYSAKADDAGKWKLKVNTPEAGGPYTITISDGTPLTLKNVLIGEVWLCSGQSNMEMPMKGFRDQPILGSNEAVFSSANSNIRLYTVPRSVQRTAQDTSKQSSWKQAEPEAVSNFSATAYYFGKMLYEQLHVPIGLVNISYGGSPVEAFMDEATLKSFPEIKVPSASDTAKLNNRVATVLYNGMLKPFLGFTIKGCIWYQGESNNDRALQYETLFPAFVQQIRQQTGQGDFPFYYCQIAPYNYTNYSAVNAATYNSAYLRDAQRKALAKISNSGMAVLMDLGEEFGIHPMDKATGSKRLAYMALAKTYGLKGFGFESPNYESISISGNTVTVKFSGAPNGLTAYGKTLSLFEVAGANKIFRPAKALISGGTIIVSSPDVKDPVAVRYAFKDFVMGDLFSTEGFPVSSFRSDDW
- a CDS encoding TonB-dependent receptor, giving the protein MKGNKSWLPKKVIHLTIVFFALLFSNYLSAQSTVTGTVADNAGKPLTGVSVTVKGTSTGTVTGTDGRFSISASAKDVLVISFVGYASQEISVRRKTSVAVVLQESAGDLEEVVVVGYGTQRKKDLTGAVSVVNVGNARKTASYDVAKMLQGQTPGVSVHGSGEPGGFVQIKIRGISSLVNNNPLFVVDGVMIGAPFDLNPNDIESIQILKDASATAIYGSRGSTGVVIITTKKGKPGKMKVNYNGYAGMQNIARRWDVTDAAGYRKITNQAEVNAGLSIAPGNDPASSSFISNVNTNWQKEAFRTGFIQDHSVSFSGGAESMTYNASLGYFDQSSTITGPQAYKRYTATLGLTGKKGIFSYGTKMFYTNSHKVNPYNGSNSKAIFGGAVTSLITTIPTIPVKDANRLGGYGGADNTTQRAITLNVIGLNNLLKNETDRDRFLGNIWGEVELVKNLKYKLNASFDRGQEVGFAFEPKYDLGWYYLNNTSYLYRRVGTGTTALVENTLSYKLTTGKHNIDVLAGYTFQKDKGNHLTGSGINLREPYFYTFDAIAAASDKTLTSGSDASVLISYLGRLNYNYDDRYLVTVNFRRDGSSRFPSANRWGNFHSFSGAWNVHNEKFIHLPSVISTLKLRGGYGQVGNQNIGNYLYQSYVNTNASYVFNNTLAPGVTVVSLVDPGIKWETKVTTNVAAEIGLLNERLRFTAEYFKNTNKDLLAGVPISLSIGSFPWDVTTNAASMENSGVEITVGYKGSVKNFTYDVTLSGNTLKNKLVSLGLNGVPIYGNASKSEPGRPVGDLYGHTMIGIFQSAAEVSSSPTQPNAAPGDVKFQDTNKDGKINDEDRVYLGRSIPNLYYGLNINLGYKNFDFSMFWQGSAGNKVYNSVYSDLMGGQYSNHHVDDLDFWTTAHTNTTIPRPVIGDPNANGRVSNRFVENGSYVRLQNFQLGYTLKPMSGLKWLSNARVYLSGQNVFTITKYKGLDPDFTGVGNDGLFSRGFDQGSFPNPRSILVGVQLSL
- a CDS encoding AraC family transcriptional regulator, with protein sequence MEDIKKGSHKNIWYGLGRQRIEIPKTILKSRVHGNTMLKHLHICSIGYYPKAKDHFTYRKKGLSENFLFYCVDGNGWFQLGKQKYEVGPNEFFILPQNTEHSYGSNPDNPWTIYWIHFGGESLKDLNEIQAVQKHFKPEYVKNNGDIIPIFTKIYKTLELGYSIDNLLFANMCLSHFLTLFVYNSRNYSAASSTDKLDCVDTAILFMQEHINDNISLNDLSKQYNYSVSRFSNLFKQKTGYAPIDYFLQMKMQKACQQLDFTNRSIKDIAFSMGFDDPYYFSKRFRTIIGMSPKIYRTRKSEESKY
- a CDS encoding RagB/SusD family nutrient uptake outer membrane protein; translated protein: MKKILIVAAGFLFTVGCTKQLDQVNPNAQTSASFWKSQADAIAGINAAYSSLLPDGGYMRCTPLMLDTRGDDAKSNSPWDQMYNTGKFALNSGNIAIYGWTYETYYQGVLRCNQVLDNVPAIEMDAALKERVLGQAYFMRGLYYYHLVNFFGRVPLVLHVPEINTFSEKQATIEAGWAQVISDFKEAAKRLPAKYSDVTGPDKNDLGRATKGAAMAFLGKAYLFKPTPDFTLAAEQFKAVMDLNIYNLTTNYRDNFIEATENNVESIFEVQFSRDAGGADLGWGGTPQPGWGKTSARAITYAPRSFGWTDVQPTRSVFNEFLVEKTTANTDDPRLEATMFYNKPGMMIYGIPFATRFAANAADLNDLFCRKYQNDGVKADEFDWRSGINERIMRYADVLLMYAECLNELNRTAEAYPLIQRVRSRVGLPDLATAKPGMTQAQMRDQIAHERLLEFSLEGHRFDDIHRWGWLNNAAKLAILKANDPEFNSYAAGREYYPIPQREIDLNPGYTQNSGY